In the genome of Stomoxys calcitrans chromosome 4, idStoCalc2.1, whole genome shotgun sequence, the window gcagctatatccaaatatctcaactctctgtttcatatctcatcaaaatcggatgaaaaatgctctttttatagggtcaatactccatatcgggaaattggtctatatgtcaactgtatccaaataaggtgcgatctggaccacattcaacaaatAGGTGTAGGAATCCACCGCCGGAactcaatgtgcaaaatttcatcgaactcGGTCCGATGtcaaccacatttgacaggaactcaatgtgccaattttcattgaaatcggataataaatggatcttgtaAGGCCTtaataccctttatcgggagatcggccggccggtttatagggcagctatatccaaatgtaatccgatctggaccacagtTCACGGAAATGGATAGGTGTCTACCAGAAAACTACCAATTTATTTCCTCTAggctttaagtctggagatcggtctatgtagcggatatatttaaaacaagtaagagcgtgctaagttcggccgggccgaatcttatataccctccaccatggatggcatttgtcgagttctatgcgcggtacctctttttaggcaaacaaataatattgaataagaactgttatgctattagagctatatcaagttatagtccgattcggaccataagttaatgctgaacattgtaaaagtcattgtgtaatatttcagttcattcggataagaattgcgccttttaggggctcaagaagcaaaattgggagattttattaggttataaacacagttattcgaagtcataacaaaacacctcttgcaatatttcagccaaatatatgagaatatatgacagctataccagattacagacggacgggcatggctagatcgactaaaaaagACATGACGatcagaaaaatatatatactttatggggtctcagacgcatatttcgaggtgttacaaacagaatgtaaTTTAatggtcaggtttatatacaaagaattgattggaaaatgtttttatacccaatatatgtgcaaaattataaatacccagcatttgggtatatatgggtaaatacccgggtatttaccctaTTTACCAGGTAAATACctcttgggtatttacccattgccCATCTCTAGGAAAGCTCCATATGGGGTAGCTGTAGTGTACTGTATcgggcaatcagcggtatcgagcggtgagtctcagtgagaggccgggcggcaccggctcttgcaccaatgctgagtgcctatgatgctcgatatgacaagccgggttattggtgcctttaaataaacaatggccaccttgttcccgcggcgatcggtcctttggaccgaaacgagcttgctcacccacaggagcttgacgaggatcgccacttccACAAGAAAATgggactacaacaacaaaaacaacaacaacatccaaaagcccgatggaaagataaagTGTGGGATACACCTCGAAGCTTTGAGTCAGAGATTTTGGAATgagcgcctatgacgctgaacgcctgggtttgaaacctgacgagaccatcagaaaaaaattttcagcggtggttttcccctgctaatgctgacaaaatttgtgaggtactatgccatgtaaacacttctccactggggcacgccgttcggactcggctataaaaaggaggccccttatcattgagtttaatcttgaataggactgcactcattgatatgtgagaaatttgccccagttcctgttaatgggcaaaatttgcatttgcagaagaTGGAGGctcttgaaacgctattctatgttcggctaaaGGGactaatgttctgtcatagccaagtaGAGTAAAGAATCAATAGTCAAAATCATTTTTGTTTACgttttatattttcaaaaaatatatttttgtgtaattaTATACTTAAAAATATTacgtaaaaatttataatttttagtatCATGTTGTCGTTTATAGCCTTCATTCCTGAGTTTTAATTCCATTTCcgttattttgatttttatttagaatTTCATCCTCTGTTcttattctttttatttttatttttatttttgttgtttttatttttatttttatttttatttttatttttattttttttgtttttatttttatttttgttgtttttgtttttatttttctgatttttgtttttatttttattcttgtttttatttgttttttttactgtTGGCTTTTTGGTGGTGGGTGTTGATGGTGGACTTGGTTCAGATGGTGGACTTGGTTCAGATGGTGGACTTGGTTCTGATGGTGGACTTGGTTCTGATGGTGGACTTGGTTCTGATGGTGGACTTGGTTCTGTTGGTGGACTTGGTTCTGATGGTGGACTTGGTTCTGTTGGTGGACTTGGTTCTGATGGTGGACTTGGTTCTGTGGGTGGACTTGGTTCTGATGGTGGACTTGGTTCTGATGGTGGACTTGGTTCCGATGGTGGACTTGGTTCTGTGGGTGGACTTGGTTCTGATGGTGGACTTGGTTCTGATGGTGGACTTGGTTCTGATGGTGGACTTGGTTCAGATGGTGGACTTGGTTCAGATGGTGGACTTGGTTCTGATGGTGGACTTGGCTCTGATGGTGGACTTGGTTCTGATGGTGGACTTGGTTCAGATGGTGGACTTGGTTCTGATGGTGGACTTGGTTCTGATGGTGGGCCTTCTTCTTCTTGGGCCATAGCCATGAATATGAGGCCCAAAATGATGCCAaataataaaatgtcaaataatTTCATTGTAGAATATTATGCTACTCCAAATGATATGGGTTACAGAACTTAATTGACTGCTGATTTGGATTGAAATATAATGTCTTATTTATACTTAATCATTGTTAATGACCCTGTAATGGAACTACTAGTATTTGGGGCTACTTTAAATTATGAACATGTACAGCATTGAAGGCCGTTTCATTGTTTCATTTCAAAACATATTATGTAAATATCCATATGATCTGTACTCCAATTTCTAAAAATACCCTAAAAATATTTACTTATTACTTGTTGTGTTATGGTTTTTACAAATTTGCTGTTGTACATTTaatcttggttgttattgtatACAACAATTTCTAATCGCTGACTCAGTACGACAccttgaaaaattttagctctACTTTCAAGATTTTTTCCAACACAATTTTAGTTCATTTTATTTGGAAGTGAAGAGTATTGTTACCCAAAATCACATCTAAATGAATACAAATTTCAGAtgacttggggatgttggaaaccatgcAACGGTTCTGATCCGTTTATCTTGGCAGTTGTGTTTAGACATAGCACAGTGGCGCTGTTTGAGTTTTTTCAGACAAGTGTTCTGCCTATAAAAcaacatacaacaacaacataagaagtaaaaaagcgttaagtttgtTCGGCCCGCACTTTGGATAGCCGctacctcgagtatatatgtaaaccacctttgaggtgaaaaatacataatgtacatagcagctatattgaaataggGTCAGAtcgatcgatctgaaccatatatgacgcggatgtcgaagggcctgacacaactccctatcccaaatttcggcgaaatcgcacaataaatgggcccaaaaccttaaatcgagagatcggtctgtatggcagctatatccaaatctgaacccatctaagccaaattgaagaagaatgttaaatGGCAtatccaagaccttaagtcgagacatcggtctatataacacctatatccaaatctagagcgatctaagccaaattaaacaagaatgttgaagggcataacacaactcactgtcccaaatttcggcgaaatcggacggtaaatgcctcttttatgtcccaagaccttaaatcgagagatcggtctatatgacagctatgtccaaatctgaaccgatctggaccaaattgccaaaagatgtcgaggggcctaactcaactcactgtcggaaattttggcaaaatcggagtaaaaatgcgtattttatgggcgcaagacctgaaatcaagagatcatgtcatatagaccgatcaataTGACACGATCTAGACTAAATTGtaaatggatgtcgaagggtctagctCAACTCCCagtccgaaattttggcaaaatcggacaataaatgcgcctttaataggcccaagaccttaagtcgagagatcggtctatatgacagctatatccaaatctgaaccgatcggagcgaaattgaagagggatatcaaagggcctaacttaactcactgtcccaaattttgccataattgaacaataaatgcgcctaatatgggcccaaacccttaaattgtcatatcgatccatatggcagctacatccaaatctagaccgatcggagccaaattgaagaaggatatcgagtggcttaatacaactcactgtcccaaatatcagcaaaatcggataataattgtggttgttatgggcctaagaccctaaatcggtggatcggtcaatatgggggctatatcaagataaagtccgatatagtcaAATTCTAACTTTacttgcttatggaaaaaaatgtatctgtgcaaagtttcagctcaatatctctattttaaaagactgtatcgtgatttcaacatacagacggacggacatgactagatcatcttagatttttacgacgatcgagagtatatatactctatagagtcggaaatggatatttcgatgtgctgcaaacggaatgacaaaataaatgtacccccattcttcggtggtgggtataaaaataccggTTTCAGTTAATattataattgaaaaaaaaaatcaattttcaataacatttttaattgaaaaaatgttcatgatattttttttctgtgtactgtGGCCAccctataacctgaaatagcttccatataaaccaagctTTCGACTTACCCTGTTAGGCTcctggaaaatttaatttttgccaaaatttcaaaaattaaaattccagtaaaagaaatttttgaaaatccgaCGAAGATTTGACAgctaaattaatttttcaaaatgccgaGGTGGCCTATTCTGGGTGCGGCGTTGAAACTAAGGATCTGATATCAATTACATCTTAGCCCTAGCCTAATTAAAATTGCATTGAGTTATTCTTATCTGTTCGCAAATGGCAtatattttactattttttattctatcccactgtgagtCCATTTAACATTATTTAAAACACTCGTAATGTTACGATATGCaaccattgtgtattccttgatGGCGAGATAGCCTTCGAAGTAGCGGTCTAGTTCGTGTAGGGCAGTgtcagtggacttgcctttgCCCTAATATAAACTTTTGTTTGCACTAAGATAAACTTTTATCTttctagagtcttcagcataaaggatgacaaactAATAAGTCGAACAACTTTCGCCTTCGTTGATGCAAGCATAGtctatctccctaagccaaagtGCGAGTCTATCTGATACAGCTTGTAagtcaaccggtgatacatcatggcgatttaaagaagtcgaaacttttcaccgcccaaaggattttcgacagAATTTCCCCAACAACCTTCGACAAATTCATATCAGTGATaatctcttctggcgccacattggccgttggagagtttcccgggaaatatgtATCAGCGAAtatttctagtgtttcctcactagacattgttcaaAAATCCGTAACTTCcaactatattccaaagtaataGGTTTCGAAGATATGATATACCTTAGCCTGGGGGCCTCAGATGTTTCTCCACGCGGTTGAAGAACTTCGCCTAGGATTCGTTCTGAGCCTTTTTAAAATcccccttgtattttcttagatcagcccttgatttttttagctccgccttatagacgtcccaatcgtaTGTTGCCTTTGTGGTCTCTGCACTGTGAAAGAGCCTTCTGCAACCTTTCCTTAGACCAAATAGTTCTGAGGTCCACCATGGCCGTCAAGTTTGCCCCTTGCTTGGCCCTAGGACATGCAGAGCCAAGGAAGACTACCAAAGAAAGATGATATGTTTAAATGTAGGTCTCTATATTCTAACGGAAATATCCTACCGATTCCAGTTTTGGTCGCTGACTGGTTCTCAAGGGGGCcccaaaaaattctaaattttttcttatttctgtTATCATTTTTCTACATGTGTTCACATCTATTCACAATGTTactaatgttttgttttttttttatttgcaggtTAATTCAGACATTCATCATCTTGCTCTGAAAAATACCCTACGCAGGTAAATTTTTCCATTTCTATTATTCTTAGAACAAATATCTAATTGGAACACCTGTATGGGCCACACAAGTATATTTCGCCCTTTAATTTGTAACAGATTCTTTTGATTTATCCTAATATTACCtaaatcatttgtttttttattcatcATCTACCTGCGAGAAATACAAAAGCTGCATATTTGTCACTAATCCTATTAGCCAGTTATCTTACCCTATTTACATGTAAATTAGTAAACTATTTTGTCTCAGCGAAGtgctaaaacaaaacaagtaatagTGTGTTTAGTTCCgctaggccgaatcttatataccctacaccatggatcacatttgtcaagttactTGAACGGTTTCTGTTTATAGGCAGAAAATAAAAAAGGTCATAACAAGAAATTTCCATCGTATACGCTtgcataggaattgcgccctcttgaggccgaAGAAATttattcgggagatcgttttatgtgaagctatatcagggtttgaaccgattagaaccatacttgatacatcTACTGCAGTTCACAAGAAAagttactgtgcaaaatttcagccaagccgaataagaattgtgtacggacagacatggctagatagactttaaatgtcatgacgttcaaaaatatatatactttatggagtcttagacgaatattgcgaggtgttaaaaatggaatgacgaaattcatatacccccatcctatggggtagggtataaaaacgaaaatttaaatCGAAGGCAGAATGCCTCACTCATGACGGTCATAAAAAACTACAGGAGCATATGCATCCATATTTTTGTCTTATGCACCGATGCGCAAAAATATTTGTCACTGAATGAAATTGAGTTTTCAAAAGGGTCGGTCACCCCGTCGCTAGGcccaaaagaaaatttatatgagtcctttattgtcctggctggacgtgacccagattcttgaatgCTAATATCagcattagattcgaactctactggcatagacctttcttttaactCGCATATTACcccgctcgaactacacgtctcATTGAAGAGTATTTAgggggtgggccggtcccagaatataccaaatatgtataccagattcgtcgtcaactcccaaagacctttcaattgatacccattttgtgacgttggacattcatgcccgtttaagTGGTTTTGTGGTTggaaggccccgtagacaccttggaccaaattcttataacagatgtgtactcaactttcaaacagctttcatttgatatccatattgtccaaattggAATATAT includes:
- the LOC106095960 gene encoding uncharacterized protein LOC106095960, with protein sequence MAMAQEEEGPPSEPSPPSEPSPPSEPSPPSEPSPPSEPSPPSEPSPPSEPSPPSEPSPPSEPSPPSEPSPPSEPSPPTEPSPPSEPSPPSEPSPPSEPSPPTEPSPPSEPSPPTEPSPPSEPSPPTEPSPPSEPSPPSEPSPPSEPSPPSEPSPPSEPSPPSTPTTKKPTEHHYNYTVHLQLFATQFVQEVSESCIV